From a single Nicotiana tomentosiformis chromosome 2, ASM39032v3, whole genome shotgun sequence genomic region:
- the LOC104104929 gene encoding cytokinin riboside 5'-monophosphate phosphoribohydrolase LOG7 isoform X2, protein MGLVSQAVHDGGRHVLGVIPKTLMPRELTGETIGEVRAVSGMHQRKAEMARQADAFIALPGGYGTLEELLEVITWAQLGIHQKPVGLLNVEGYYNSLLSFIDKAVDEGFISPTARRIIVSAPTAKELIRELEEHVPEKDEIISKLIWEDEIQRYNYTPESSVPT, encoded by the exons ATGGGTCTTGTTTCTCAGGCTGTTCATGATGGTGGCCGCCATGTTCTTGG AGTGATTCCAAAGACTCTTATGCCCAGAGAG TTAACCGGTGAAACTATTGGAGAAGTGAGAGCAGTGTCTGGTATGCATCAAAGGAAGGCCGAGATGGCCCGGCAAGCTGATGCCTTCATTGCCCTTCCTG GTGGTTATGGTACCCTTGAAGAACTTCTTGAAGTCATTACATGGGCTCAGCTTGGTATCCACCAGAAACCA GTGGGGTTGTTAAATGTTGAAGGTTACTACAATTCCTTATTGTCTTTTATTGATAAGGCCGTTGATGAAGGCTTTATATCTCCAACTGCACGTCGCATAATCGTGTCTGCTCCAACAGCTAAAGAGTTGATCAGAGAACttgag GAACATGTACCAGAGAAGGATGAAATTATATCAAAATTGATTTGGGAGGATGAAATTCAGAGATATAATTATACGCCCGAATCCAGTGTACCTACGTAA
- the LOC104104929 gene encoding cytokinin riboside 5'-monophosphate phosphoribohydrolase LOG7 isoform X3 encodes MEEERTSKFKRICVFCGSSSGKKSSYQEAAIDLGKELVERRIDLVYGGGSIGLMGLVSQAVHDGGRHVLGVIPKTLMPRELTGETIGEVRAVSGMHQRKAEMARQADAFIALPGGYGTLEELLEVITWAQLGIHQKPVGLLNVEGYYNSLLSFIDKAVDEGFISPTARRIIVSAPTAKELIRELEEHVPEKDEIISKLIWEDEIQRYNYTPESSVPT; translated from the exons ATGGAGGAAGAGAGAACATCAAAGTTTAAGAGGATTTGTGTATTCTGTGGAAGCAGTTCTGGCAAGAAAAGTAGCTACCAAGAAGCTGCTATTGACTTGGGTAAAGAGCTG GTGGAGAGAAGGATAGATTTAGTGTATGGAGGTGGAAGCATTGGTCTCATGGGTCTTGTTTCTCAGGCTGTTCATGATGGTGGCCGCCATGTTCTTGG AGTGATTCCAAAGACTCTTATGCCCAGAGAG TTAACCGGTGAAACTATTGGAGAAGTGAGAGCAGTGTCTGGTATGCATCAAAGGAAGGCCGAGATGGCCCGGCAAGCTGATGCCTTCATTGCCCTTCCTG GTGGTTATGGTACCCTTGAAGAACTTCTTGAAGTCATTACATGGGCTCAGCTTGGTATCCACCAGAAACCA GTGGGGTTGTTAAATGTTGAAGGTTACTACAATTCCTTATTGTCTTTTATTGATAAGGCCGTTGATGAAGGCTTTATATCTCCAACTGCACGTCGCATAATCGTGTCTGCTCCAACAGCTAAAGAGTTGATCAGAGAACttgag GAACATGTACCAGAGAAGGATGAAATTATATCAAAATTGATTTGGGAGGATGAAATTCAGAGATATAATTATACGCCCGAATCCAGTGTACCTACGTAA
- the LOC104104929 gene encoding cytokinin riboside 5'-monophosphate phosphoribohydrolase LOG7 isoform X1 encodes MFSVERRIDLVYGGGSIGLMGLVSQAVHDGGRHVLGVIPKTLMPRELTGETIGEVRAVSGMHQRKAEMARQADAFIALPGGYGTLEELLEVITWAQLGIHQKPVGLLNVEGYYNSLLSFIDKAVDEGFISPTARRIIVSAPTAKELIRELEEHVPEKDEIISKLIWEDEIQRYNYTPESSVPT; translated from the exons ATGTTTTCC GTGGAGAGAAGGATAGATTTAGTGTATGGAGGTGGAAGCATTGGTCTCATGGGTCTTGTTTCTCAGGCTGTTCATGATGGTGGCCGCCATGTTCTTGG AGTGATTCCAAAGACTCTTATGCCCAGAGAG TTAACCGGTGAAACTATTGGAGAAGTGAGAGCAGTGTCTGGTATGCATCAAAGGAAGGCCGAGATGGCCCGGCAAGCTGATGCCTTCATTGCCCTTCCTG GTGGTTATGGTACCCTTGAAGAACTTCTTGAAGTCATTACATGGGCTCAGCTTGGTATCCACCAGAAACCA GTGGGGTTGTTAAATGTTGAAGGTTACTACAATTCCTTATTGTCTTTTATTGATAAGGCCGTTGATGAAGGCTTTATATCTCCAACTGCACGTCGCATAATCGTGTCTGCTCCAACAGCTAAAGAGTTGATCAGAGAACttgag GAACATGTACCAGAGAAGGATGAAATTATATCAAAATTGATTTGGGAGGATGAAATTCAGAGATATAATTATACGCCCGAATCCAGTGTACCTACGTAA